Proteins encoded in a region of the Planococcus shixiaomingii genome:
- a CDS encoding ABC transporter ATP-binding protein, translated as MAETLLEVKNLVTSFRTAEGSLQAVKGVSFHVDKGETLCIVGESGCGKSITSLSIMRLLASNGVIESGEILLNNEPLHKLSNEQMRKLRGNKMSMIFQEPMTALNPVLTIGYQLREPLFMHHQISKTEASIQSIELLRQVGIPNPEKRLNQYPHELSGGMRQRVMIAMALACHPSLLIADEPTTALDVTIQAQILDLINDLKEKLDMGVLMITHDMGVVAEVADRVMVMYAGKKIEEGPVEEIFNNPQHPYTIGLLNSVPNVDDPDFELEPIPGNMPGLNEHIPGCRFHPRCKFAMEKCKIHEPPQFTVSKGHSASCWLAEGEAEKDGNNGKVAVKA; from the coding sequence ATGGCAGAGACATTACTTGAAGTGAAAAATTTAGTGACGTCGTTTCGTACAGCTGAGGGTTCATTGCAAGCGGTCAAAGGTGTCTCTTTTCATGTCGATAAAGGGGAAACACTTTGTATTGTAGGAGAATCAGGGTGCGGGAAAAGCATCACGTCGTTATCGATCATGCGCTTACTGGCATCGAATGGCGTAATTGAAAGCGGAGAGATTCTATTAAACAACGAACCTCTCCACAAGCTTTCAAACGAACAAATGCGAAAGCTGCGCGGCAATAAAATGTCGATGATTTTTCAAGAGCCGATGACAGCGTTGAATCCTGTATTGACGATTGGCTATCAACTGAGAGAGCCTTTGTTCATGCATCATCAAATCTCAAAAACAGAAGCGTCAATACAAAGTATTGAACTTCTTAGGCAAGTAGGTATTCCAAATCCGGAAAAGCGGCTAAATCAATATCCACATGAATTGAGCGGAGGGATGCGCCAGCGGGTCATGATTGCAATGGCCTTGGCGTGCCATCCGAGCTTATTGATCGCGGATGAGCCGACTACGGCTTTAGACGTAACCATCCAAGCGCAAATTTTGGATTTGATCAACGATTTGAAGGAAAAGCTTGATATGGGCGTTCTCATGATTACTCATGATATGGGTGTCGTTGCAGAAGTCGCCGACCGGGTAATGGTCATGTACGCAGGGAAGAAAATCGAAGAAGGGCCAGTAGAAGAGATTTTCAACAACCCGCAGCATCCTTATACAATCGGCTTATTGAATTCCGTACCCAATGTTGATGATCCGGATTTTGAACTTGAACCGATTCCTGGCAATATGCCTGGATTGAACGAACATATCCCAGGCTGCCGGTTCCATCCGCGCTGCAAATTTGCAATGGAAAAATGCAAAATTCACGAGCCGCCTCAATTTACTGTATCAAAAGGACATTCTGCGAGTTGCTGGCTTGCTGAAGGGGAGGCCGAAAAAGATGGAAACAACGGTAAAGTCGCCGTCAAAGCCTGA
- a CDS encoding ABC transporter substrate-binding protein, translating to MKKYWLVFLTVLGMILLAACSQSTIPENAETSDSSSSGSDTPAEGQEIIYASTTDAVGLSPILTNDSVSSSVIGQVYETLFERDPKTLELVPKLAESFENPDELTWTIKLKEGVTFQDGTPFNAEAVKYTFDKLRDPATAAPRASLLEPVEEITAVDDLTVEIKTKYPYGSMVAALSHSNASIVSPTADEKQDLMKEPVGTGPFKFVSWSTGDQIVLEKNEDYWGGAPTLSKVTFKVVPETSTAISMLQTGEVNFLDALPADQLSRIEAIENVEVTKQEGTPVYWLSPNHATERGQNPEFRKAVAAAVDRDAIVDQLNGLGVRNDSIIGPKVFGYNEAAADGATAYDPEAAKKLVEDNGFGDEPIKLLAANRGTFVQMAEIVQSQLTEAGFDVQIETMEWATFLDTARAGDYDLTFLSWSNVTGDGSEMLYPNFHSDNVGVSNMSQYNNPEFDKLVEQSRTTVNQAEREEYLNQANELLLNEDVGVVMYHGVITSATDNKIKGLEMDPNGQWSLYKVTRE from the coding sequence ATGAAAAAATATTGGTTAGTATTCTTAACGGTACTCGGCATGATCTTATTAGCTGCATGTTCACAAAGTACAATTCCGGAAAACGCAGAAACTTCGGATTCTTCTTCTTCAGGTTCTGATACACCGGCAGAAGGCCAAGAAATCATCTATGCATCGACTACAGATGCAGTTGGCCTTTCCCCAATCTTAACGAACGACTCGGTATCTTCCAGTGTAATTGGACAAGTATACGAAACATTATTCGAACGCGACCCTAAAACATTGGAACTTGTACCAAAACTTGCGGAGTCTTTTGAAAACCCGGATGAATTGACTTGGACGATCAAATTGAAGGAAGGCGTCACTTTCCAAGACGGAACGCCTTTTAATGCAGAAGCTGTTAAGTATACATTTGACAAATTGCGCGATCCGGCAACTGCGGCACCACGTGCTTCACTGTTAGAGCCGGTGGAAGAAATCACAGCTGTTGATGATTTAACTGTAGAAATCAAAACGAAATATCCATATGGTTCAATGGTGGCAGCTTTATCTCACTCGAACGCATCTATCGTTTCACCAACTGCTGATGAAAAACAAGATCTAATGAAAGAACCTGTCGGAACTGGACCATTCAAATTTGTCAGCTGGTCAACTGGCGACCAAATTGTCCTTGAAAAGAACGAAGATTATTGGGGTGGAGCTCCGACACTTTCTAAAGTTACATTCAAAGTAGTCCCTGAAACTTCAACAGCGATTTCAATGCTGCAAACAGGGGAAGTCAACTTCCTTGATGCATTGCCTGCAGATCAATTATCGCGTATTGAAGCGATTGAAAATGTAGAAGTGACAAAGCAAGAAGGGACGCCGGTTTACTGGCTGTCGCCGAACCATGCGACAGAGCGCGGACAAAATCCTGAATTCCGTAAAGCTGTTGCTGCTGCTGTAGACCGTGATGCGATCGTTGATCAACTGAACGGTTTAGGTGTTAGAAACGACAGCATTATCGGACCGAAAGTTTTTGGCTACAATGAAGCTGCCGCTGACGGCGCCACTGCTTATGATCCTGAGGCAGCGAAAAAATTAGTTGAAGACAACGGTTTTGGCGATGAGCCGATCAAATTGCTTGCTGCTAACCGCGGCACTTTCGTTCAAATGGCTGAAATTGTCCAATCTCAATTGACTGAAGCCGGTTTCGACGTTCAAATTGAAACGATGGAATGGGCTACATTCTTGGATACAGCACGTGCTGGTGATTATGACCTTACATTCTTGAGCTGGTCGAACGTAACTGGTGACGGCTCTGAAATGCTTTATCCGAACTTCCATTCTGACAACGTTGGTGTTTCGAATATGTCCCAGTACAACAACCCGGAATTCGATAAATTGGTTGAACAATCACGTACAACTGTAAATCAGGCAGAACGCGAAGAATACTTGAACCAAGCGAACGAACTATTGCTTAACGAAGATGTTGGAGTCGTTATGTACCATGGGGTAATAACTTCTGCTACTGATAATAAGATCAAAGGCTTGGAAATGGATCCGAACGGCCAATGGAGCCTGTATAAGGTAACAAGAGAGTAG
- a CDS encoding ABC transporter permease → MTTIEAVELKEKKREKYIVTTMKRLFKNKLAVIGLIIVLLQILMAIFAPMITTHDPIKQTLADSELPVFSPGHWLGTDNYGRDVWSRIVYGARISLVVGSIAVTLGLIGGVLLGMLAGYYRKLDAIIMRFVDLLFSFPGILLAMLIIAILGTSLVNVAIAISIWSIPTCARIVRGSVLSIKEKEYIMAMRSMGASDLRIMVRHILPNASAPIIVFATMRMATAILSTASLSYLGLGAQPPTPEWGAMISQGQAFMWSSPHLTVVPGIAIMLTVFAFNVLGDGLRDALDPNMDLQE, encoded by the coding sequence ATGACAACGATTGAGGCAGTAGAATTAAAAGAGAAAAAGCGAGAAAAATATATCGTTACTACGATGAAGCGGCTGTTTAAAAATAAATTGGCCGTCATCGGACTCATAATTGTCTTGCTGCAAATACTAATGGCTATTTTTGCGCCGATGATCACAACGCATGACCCCATCAAGCAAACCTTAGCTGACAGTGAGCTGCCGGTATTCAGTCCAGGACATTGGCTGGGGACAGATAATTACGGCCGGGATGTATGGAGCCGTATCGTCTACGGTGCACGGATTTCCTTAGTAGTCGGCAGTATAGCCGTCACACTTGGTTTAATTGGTGGAGTTTTACTGGGCATGCTGGCCGGATATTACCGGAAATTGGATGCCATCATCATGCGATTTGTCGATTTGCTTTTCTCGTTCCCAGGAATTTTGCTTGCGATGTTGATCATCGCAATTCTTGGCACAAGCCTGGTAAACGTTGCGATTGCTATCAGTATTTGGTCGATTCCGACATGCGCGCGGATTGTCCGCGGTTCCGTTCTTTCTATTAAAGAGAAAGAATACATCATGGCAATGCGGTCAATGGGGGCTTCTGATCTGCGGATCATGGTTCGGCATATTTTGCCGAATGCTTCCGCTCCGATAATCGTTTTTGCAACAATGCGGATGGCGACTGCCATTCTCTCAACTGCTTCACTTAGTTACCTGGGACTCGGGGCACAACCGCCCACCCCTGAATGGGGCGCGATGATTTCTCAAGGGCAAGCGTTCATGTGGTCCTCACCGCATTTGACTGTTGTTCCAGGGATTGCCATCATGCTGACTGTATTCGCATTTAACGTCCTTGGCGATGGTTTGCGGGACGCGCTTGATCCAAATATGGATTTACAAGAATAA
- a CDS encoding ABC transporter permease, with protein MVSLIIRRALQLLFLLLGISFLVFSSMYIAPGDPAAIIGGPTATESDIAAIRSNLGLDDPFLQQYARYVGNALQGDFGYSYQTTQPVADAIAVRFPNTLKLAIASMIVAVIIGILTGLVSALKQNSLLDVSATTFALAGISIPNFWLGALLILIFAVNLQWLPVGGLSNPFYTVAGIKELILPAITLGTGSAAMIARMTRSSMLEVIRADYVRTARAKGVKESSVIWIHTLKNAMIPIITVIGLNFGFLLGGTIITEKVFAINGVGRLMIDAIAARDFPMVQGAVLLVASLFVLVNLIVDIVYTYIDPRIKYD; from the coding sequence GGGATTTCATTTTTAGTTTTTTCTTCCATGTATATAGCGCCAGGAGATCCAGCGGCTATTATTGGCGGGCCGACTGCAACTGAATCTGACATTGCTGCCATTAGATCAAATTTAGGGTTGGATGATCCGTTTCTTCAGCAGTATGCACGTTATGTCGGCAATGCGCTTCAAGGAGACTTCGGTTATTCTTACCAAACGACTCAACCGGTGGCTGATGCCATTGCCGTCCGATTTCCGAACACCTTGAAACTTGCGATTGCCAGTATGATCGTAGCAGTAATTATTGGCATTCTGACAGGGTTGGTGTCAGCTTTGAAGCAAAACTCTTTACTGGATGTGTCAGCTACAACATTCGCGCTTGCCGGCATTTCAATACCGAACTTCTGGCTGGGTGCGCTGCTTATCCTCATCTTTGCCGTCAACCTTCAATGGCTGCCGGTCGGAGGGCTATCTAATCCGTTCTATACAGTTGCCGGCATTAAAGAGCTAATATTGCCGGCGATTACGCTCGGAACTGGTTCAGCAGCGATGATTGCCCGGATGACAAGATCTTCAATGCTTGAAGTTATTCGAGCAGATTATGTGAGAACGGCCCGTGCCAAAGGAGTTAAAGAAAGCAGCGTTATCTGGATCCACACATTAAAAAATGCAATGATTCCGATCATCACTGTCATTGGATTGAATTTTGGTTTCCTCCTTGGCGGCACCATTATTACAGAAAAGGTTTTTGCCATAAATGGAGTTGGGCGTCTAATGATTGACGCTATCGCAGCCCGCGACTTCCCGATGGTTCAAGGCGCTGTCCTGCTAGTCGCCTCGTTGTTCGTTCTGGTCAATTTAATTGTTGATATTGTCTATACCTATATCGATCCACGCATCAAATACGATTAA